The following DNA comes from Pseudomonas sp. MYb118.
GTCCCGCTCAGCCAGCGACTGAACAGCGCGTTCTGCCCGGAATTCAGTGGCGCCATGAACAACCCTTCCAGCCGGGCGACGTTCAAGCCATGACGCTGAACAAATTCCGGGCCGAACACCACGGCGATTTCCTGGTAGTTCTCCGGGGTGATCCAGATGTTGCGGCTTTCTTCATTGAGCACGTACAGCGCGTCATCGCTGCGATCGAAACAGAACGCCAGGGCGCCTTCCGGCGCACCGAAATTCTGCTCGACCCGGGTGTTCATGTGTTCTTCGTAGATTTCCACGCCTTGCAGGTCGAGGTAACGCACCCGCCCGGCGAAATGCCCTGGCGACATCTGCTGGTAATGCTGGACCCAGCCCGGTGTGGCGCGGATCTGCTCGGCTACGTCGGTGGTGTCGAACGCCTGGACCTGTAACGAATTGCACGCTGTCATGGGTGACCTTTCGCACTCTTTTGGTGCGTTTTGGTGCTGCTGAAAGTGGATAGATGGAACCTCGGGGCTCGACCAAGATAGTCGTCAACGCGTCTCAGGGGAAGTGTGCGGCGGATGAAACCGGCCTCCCCGGCGTTAATAAAACCAACAACGAGGTCTTTATGAATGTCCCTTTCGATCAGCTGCTGACGTGGCTGAAAGATCACAAGATTACCGAAGTCGAGTGTGTCGTCAGCGACCTGACCGGCATTGCACGCGGCAAGATTGCACCGACCAACAAGTTCCTGCATGAGCGAGGCATGCGCCTGCCGGAAAGTGTGCTTTTGCAAACGGTAACCGGGGACTTCGTCGTCGACGACATCTACTACGACCTGCTCGACCCGGCCGACATCGACATGGTCTGCAAGCCGGTGTCCGATGCCGTGTACGTGGTGCCGTGGGCCATCGAACCGACCGCCATCGTGATCCACGACACCTTCGACAAGTTCGGCAACCCCATCGAGCTGTCGCCGCGCAACGTGCTGAAGAAAGTCTTGCAGCTGTACACCGACAAGGGTTGGAAGCCGATTGTCGCGCCGGAAATGGAGTTCTACCTGACCCAGCGCTGCGAAGACCCGGACTTGCCGCTCAAGGCGCCGCTGGGCCGTTCGGGCCGCGCGGAAAGTGGCCGGCAGTCGTTTTCCATCGACGCCGCCAACGAATTCGACCCGCTGTTCGAGGACGTCTACGACTGGTGCGAACTGCAAGGCCTGGACCTCGACACGCTGATCCACGAAGACGGCCCGGCGCAGATGGAGATCAACTTCCGTCACGGCGACGCCCTGGACCTGGCAGACCAGATCACCGTGTTCAAGCGCACCATGCGTGAAGCGGCGCTCAAGCACAACGTCGCGGCGACCTTCATGGCCAAGCCGATTGGCGACGAGCCCGGCAGCG
Coding sequences within:
- a CDS encoding glutamine synthetase family protein, coding for MNVPFDQLLTWLKDHKITEVECVVSDLTGIARGKIAPTNKFLHERGMRLPESVLLQTVTGDFVVDDIYYDLLDPADIDMVCKPVSDAVYVVPWAIEPTAIVIHDTFDKFGNPIELSPRNVLKKVLQLYTDKGWKPIVAPEMEFYLTQRCEDPDLPLKAPLGRSGRAESGRQSFSIDAANEFDPLFEDVYDWCELQGLDLDTLIHEDGPAQMEINFRHGDALDLADQITVFKRTMREAALKHNVAATFMAKPIGDEPGSAMHIHQSVVDIASGKPIFANEDGQMSELFLHYIGGLQKYIPKVLPMFAPNVNSFRRFLPDTSAPVNVEWGEENRTVGLRVPTSSPEAMRVENRLPGADANPYLAIAASLLCGYIGMVEGITPSAAVQGRAYERRNLRLPITIEEALTQMEECTAIERYLGSKFVRGYVAVKRAEHENFKRVISSWEREFLLLSV